One part of the Vidua chalybeata isolate OUT-0048 chromosome 11, bVidCha1 merged haplotype, whole genome shotgun sequence genome encodes these proteins:
- the DHX38 gene encoding pre-mRNA-splicing factor ATP-dependent RNA helicase PRP16, which produces MAAASEESLHRLSGTSASGEAGGLVLRPEQHVFKAPAPRVSLLGLDVLAAQKRRERQEEAAGGKRSRVASYKDWEEGRDEAGSAEEEEEDEANRSNRRARRNRHYRSVHVETPSYTGGVSEEFLERSRQRERERREHGVFASSKEEKDRKKERSRDRDHDRKRDREERDRSHHSRSERDGSSERSGRRGEPESPRHRPKDAATPSRSSWEEDDGGYSSAHRSQWESPSPTPSYRDSERSHRPSSLRDTDRRERDRSVRSRYSDKTPLPTPSYKYNEWADDRRHLGATPRLSRGRGRRTEGEEGIAFETEEERQQWEDDQRQADRDWYMMDEGYDEFHNPLAYSSEEYVKKREQHLHKQRQKRISAQRRQINEDNERWETNRMLTSGVVHRIEVDEDFEEDNSAKVHLLVHNLVPPFLDGRIVFTKQPEPVIPVKDATSDLAIIARKGSQLVRKHREQKERKRAQHKHWELAGTKLGDIMGIKKEEEKDEMVTEDGKVDYKTEQKFAEHMKEKSEASSEFAKKKSILEQRQYLPIFAVQQELLSILRDNSIVIVVGETGSGKTTQLTQYLHEDGYTDYGMIGCTQPRRVAAMSVAKRVSEEMGVRLGEEVGYAIRFEDCTSENTVIKYMTDGILLRESLREADLDNYSAIIMDEAHERSLNTDVLFGLLREVVARRSDLKLVVTSATMDADKFASFFGNVPIFHIPGRTFPVDILFSKTPQEDYVEAAVKQALQVHLSGAPGDILVFMPGQEDIEVTSEQIVEHLEELEKAPALAVLPIYSQLPSDLQAKIFQKAPDGVRKCIVATNIAETSLTVDGIMFVIDSGYCKLKVFNPRIGMDALQIYPISQANANQRAGRAGRTGPGHCFRLYTQSAYKNELLTTTVPEIQRTNLANVVLLLKSLGVQDLLQFHFMDPPPEDNMLNSMYQLWILGALDNTGGLTSTGRLMVEFPLDPALSKMLIVSCDMGCSSEILLVVSMLSVPAIFYRPKGREEESDQVREKFAVPESDHLTYLNVYLQWKNNSYSTLWCNQHFIHAKAMRKVREVRAQLKDIMVQQRMSLASCGTDWDVVRKCICAAYFHQAAKLKGIGEYVNIRTGMPCHLHPTSSLFGMGYTPDYIVYHELVMTTKEYMQCVTAVDGEWLAELGPMFYSIKHAGKSRQENRRRAKEEASAMEEEMALAEEQLRARREEQERRNPLGSARSTKIYTPGRKEQGEALTPRRTPARFGL; this is translated from the exons ATGGCCGCGGCGAGCGAGGAGTCACTGCATCGGCTGTCGGGGACGAGCGCGAGCGGCGAGGCGGGCGGGCTGGTACTGCGGCCCGAGCAGCACGTCTTTAAGGCACCGGCCCCGCGCGTCTCCCTGCTGGGACTGGACGTGCTGGCGGCGCAGAAGCGGCGGGAGCGCCAGGAGGAGGCGGCCGGGGGGAAGCGATCCCGTGTCGCGTCCTATAAGGACTGGGAAGAGGGTCGTGACGAGGCGGGCAGCgccgaggaggaggaagaggacgAGGCCAACCGGAGCAACCGCAGAGCTCGCAGGAACAG ACATTACCGCTCTGTCCACGTGGAGACACCTTCCTATACAGGGGGTGTAAGCGAGGAGTTCTTGGAACGCAGCCGGCAACGGGAGAGGGAGCGTCGGGAACATGGAGTCTTTGCCTCCTCCAAGGAGGAGAAGGACCGGAAGAAGGAACGCAGCAGGGATCGGGACCATGATCGTAAACGAGACCGTG AGGAGCGGGACAGGAGTCATCACAGCAGATCAGAGAGGGATGGCTCATCAGAGCGGAGTGGCAGGAGGGGTGAACCTGAGAGCCCCCGACATCGGCCCAAAG ATGCAGCCACACCATCTCGCTCCAGCTGGGAGGAAGATGATGGTGGTTACAGCAGTGCCCACCGCTCACAGTGGGAGTCTCCATCTCCCACACCTTCCTATCGAGACTCAGAGCGTAGCCACCGGCCGTCATCGCTGCGGGACACGGACCGGCGGGAGCGGGACAG GTCTGTGAGGAGCCGCTACTCTGATAAGACACCATTGCCAACCCCATCATACAAGTACAATGAATGGGCTGATGACCGGAGGCACCTGGGGGCCACGCCACGCCTGTCCCGAGGGAGAG GGCGGCGCACAGAAGGGGAGGAGGGCATCGCCTTTGAGACGGAAGAGGAGCGGCAGCAGTGGGAGGATGACCAGCGG caaGCTGACCGGGACTGGTACATGATGGATGAGGGCTACGATGAGTTTCACAACCCTCTGGCTTACTCCTCTGAGGAGTATGTGAAGAAGCGTGAGCAGCACTTGCACAAGCAGAGGCAGAAGCGGATCTCGGCACAGCGGCGGCAGATCAATGAG GATAATGAGCGCTGGGAGACAAATCGCATGCTGACCAGTGGCGTGGTCCATCGGATTGAGGTGGACGAAGATTTTGAGGAGGATAACTCTGCTAAAGTGCATTTGTTGGTGCACAATCTAGTGCCCCCTTTCCTAGATGGAAGGATTGTCTTCACCAAGCAG ccagagccagtCATCCCTGTGAAGGATGCCACCTCGGATTTGGCCATCATAGCTCGGAAAGGCAGCCAGCTGGTGCGcaagcacagggagcagaaggaGCGTAAGAGG GCTCAGCACAAGCATTGGGAGCTGGCAGGCACCAAACTGGGAGACATTATGGGGATcaagaaagaggaggagaaggacgAGATGGTGACAGAAGATGGCAAAGTGGATTACAA AACAGAGCAGAAGTTTGCTGaacacatgaaagaaaaaagtgaagcCAGCAGTGAATTTGCCAAGAAAAAATCGATCCTGGAGCAGAGACAATACCTACCCATCTTTGCTGTACAGCAGGAACTGCTCTCCATCCTCAG agACAACAGCATTGTGATTGTGGTGGGGGAGACAGGGAGTGGGAAGACTACTCAGCTGACACAGTATCTCCATGAGGATGGCTACACTGATTATGGCATGATCGGCTGCACACAGCCCCGCAGAGTGGCTGCCATGTCGGTGGCCAAGCGGGTCAGTGAGGAGATGGGGGTGCGTCTAGGGGAGGAG GTAGGCTATGCCATCCGCTTTGAGGACTGCACATCTGAGAACACAGTGATCAAGTACATGACAGATGGGATCCTGCTCCGTGAGTCACTGCGGGAGGCTGACCTGGACAACTACAGTGCTATCATCATGGACGAGGCACATGAGCGCTCGCTCAACACTGATGTGCTGTTCGGGCTGCTTCGGGAG GTGGTCGCCCGACGCTCAGATCTGAAGCTTGTTGTTACTTCGGCCACCATGGATGCAGATAAGTTTGCCTCCTTCTTTGGGAACGTTCCCATTTTCCACATTCCTGGGCGCACTTTTCCTGTGGATATTCTTTTCAGCAAG ACCCCACAGGAGGATTATGTGGAGGCTGCAGTGAAACAAGCCTTGCAGGTCCACTTGTCTGGTGCTCCTGGAGACATCCTCGTCTTCATGCCTGGCCAGGAGGATATCGAG GTGACCTCAGAGCAGATTGTGGAGCATcttgaggagctggagaaggcacCTGCTCTTGCTGTACTGCCAATCTACTCTCAGCTGCCCTCGGACTTGCAGGCCAAGATCTTCCAGAAG GCTCCTGATGGGGTCAGGAAGTGCATCGTTGCCACTAACATCGCAGAGACCTCACTGACAGTGGATGGTATCATGTTTGTGATTGACTCTGGCTACTGCAAATTGAAG GTTTTCAACCCCCGTATAGGCATGGATGCACTGCAGATCTACCCCATAAGTCAGGCCAATGCCAATCAGAGGGCCGGCCGAGCTGGCCGGACAGGCCCAGGCCATTGTTTCAG GCTCTACACCCAGAGTGCCTACAAGAATGAGCTGCTGACAACCACGGTGCCTGAGATCCAGCGCACCAACCTCGCCAATGTAGTGCTCTTGCTCAAGTCCCTGGGTGTGCAAGACCTGCTGCAGTTCCACTTCATGGATCCGCCCCCTGAAGACAATATGCTGAACTCCATGTACCAGCTGTGGATCCTGGGGGCCTTGGATAACACAG GTGGTCTGACCTCTACAGGACGCCTCATGGTGGAGTTCCCACTGGACCCTGCACTCTCCAAAATGCTCATTGTCTCCTGTGACATGGGTTGCAGCTCTGAGATCTTGCTTGTTGTCTCCATGTTGTCTGTGCCTGCCATCTTTTACCGACCTAAG GGCCGAGAGGAGGAGAGTGACCAAGTGCGGGAGAAATTTGCTGTTCCAGAGAGTGATCACTTGACTTACTTGAATGTTTACCTGCAGTGGAAAAACAACAGCTATTCTACTCTGTGGTGCAATCAGCACTTCATCCACGCCAAGGCCATGCGGAAG GTGCGGGAGGTGCGTGCCCAGCTCAAGGACATTATGGTGCAGCAGCGAATGAGCCTGGCATCCTGTGGTACAGACTGGGATGTTGTCAGGAAGTGCATCTGTGCTGCATATTTCCATCAGGCTGCAAAGCTGAAG GGCATTGGGGAGTATGTGAACATCCGCACAGGCATGCCCTGCCACCTGCACCCCACGAGCTCTCTGTTTGGCATGGGCTACACACCAGATTACATTGTGTATCATGAACTGG